One genomic window of Nerophis lumbriciformis linkage group LG29, RoL_Nlum_v2.1, whole genome shotgun sequence includes the following:
- the LOC133571875 gene encoding thrombomodulin-like, which yields MIAFLTCALFLYGLQKSAHCQRGLCSGSRCFALFRDTADFRVARESCRNVSGTLLPPTSVDEDVGSVLRRAAGGTFWLGGQNAPHCSSVSVTLGGKLAFQSSPCVTQLSGFVCTYAVEEPCNDVTTAAGAAATYTAPMDIALNHTFPQGTIAVAGKSGARHPDSKHLCFGRTWLRAPWNCEVLRGGCEHGCNVTSGSCACPPGQHLHANLITCVTSRQNGSCPAGYEPTREGGCVRVDACALHEPCTGEGEECVSTRDGFECTCTDGWVEEDGVCVDMRVCEKCEHMMCVKFEGVYACACREGYRVSERDPARCDLHCEQQDCPAECVHEHECFCPEGYIQDVRRNNTPYCTDINECEIQLQCAHTCTNNFGSFWCSCNEGYTLFDGYMCVHVHDYDSPVTRQSPTPAGARPVALPPYVKTGSVLGIGVFVLLALGSVYFLVKRLNKRCGSLQVSSIKRPRVDIFYLQQVSTETYKKLSWDKSELQRL from the coding sequence ATGATCGCCTTCCTCACGTGCGCACTTTTCCTCTACGGGCTGCAGAAAAGCGCGCACTGCCAGCGCGGACTTTGTTCCGGTAGCCGGTGTTTCGCGCTCTTTCGGGACACCGCGGACTTCCGCGTAGCGCGGGAAAGTTGCCGCAACGTCAGCGGGACTTTGCTGCCGCCGACATCTGTGGACGAGGACGTCGGGAGCGTCTTGAGGCGCGCCGCCGGCGGCACTTTTTGGCTGGGGGGGCAGAACGCGCCCCACTGCTCGTCGGTGTCCGTGACGCTTGGCGGGAAGTTGGCGTTCCAAAGTTCGCCCTGCGTAACCCAGCTGAGCGGATTCGTGTGCACCTACGCCGTGGAGGAGCCCTGCAATGACGTCACGACGGCGGCGGGCGCCGCAGCGACGTACACGGCGCCGATGGACATCGCGCTGAACCACACTTTCCCGCAGGGAACTATCGCAGTGGCGGGAAAAAGCGGCGCGCGCCACCCGGACTCCAAGCATCTGTGCTTTGGCCGCACGTGGCTCCGCGCGCCCTGGAACTGCGAGGTGCTGCGCGGCGGCTGCGAGCACGGCTGCAACGTCACTTCCGGGTCGTGCGCGTGTCCGCCAGGACAACATCTGCACGCCAACCTCATCACCTGCGTGACGTCACGGCAGAACGGCAGCTGCCCCGCCGGGTACGAGCCCACCCGCGAAGGCGGCTGCGTGCGCGTGGACGCGTGCGCGCTCCACGAGCCCTGCACGGGCGAGGGCGAAGAGTGCGTGAGCACCCGCGACGGGTTCGAGTGCACGTGCACAGACGGTTGGGTGGAGGAGGACGGCGTGTGCGTGGACATGCGCGTGTGTGAGAAGTGCGAGCACATGATGTGCGTCAAGTTCGAGGGCGTGTACGCGTGCGCGTGCCGTGAGGGCTACAGGGTGTCCGAGCGCGACCCCGCCAGGTGCGACCTGCACTGTGAGCAGCAAGACTGTCCCGCCGAGTGCGTGCACGAGCACGAGTGCTTCTGTCCCGAGGGCTACATCCAGGACGTGCGCCGCAACAACACTCCGTACTGCACCGACATCAACGAGTGTGAGATCCAGCTGCAGTGCGCTCACACCTGCACCAACAATTTCGGCAGCTTCTGGTGCTCCTGCAACGAAGGCTACACCTTGTTTGACGGCTACATGTGCGTGCACGTGCACGACTACGACTCGCCCGTCACCCGCCAGAGTCCCACGCCTGCTGGCGCGCGGCCCGTCGCACTTCCGCCCTACGTGAAGACTGGAAGCGTTCTGGGCATCGGAGTGTTCGTGCTGCTGGCTTTGGGCTCCGTCTACTTCCTGGTCAAGCGCCTCAACAAACGCTGCGGAAGTCTGCAAGTTTCCTCCATCAAGAGGCCGCGCGTGGACATTTTCTACCTGCAGCAGGTGAGCACGGAGACCTACAAGAAACTCTCGTGGGACAAAAGCGAGCTGCAAAGACTTTAG
- the LOC133571874 gene encoding thrombomodulin-like, which yields MAKIWNVFVFLLLVLAGGRAAEGPISGSCVGTRCDVIHQQFGDFASAHKRCIEQNGHLASVRSAASLDRLSALLRNVSGSFWVGLQSPSGCPDVTSALRSYEWPTNESESVSDTLDRSCISPGCVTVTAEGGFQWEQEASCDEPVSGFVCTHNFSYACTRLADGDVRYDTPLGFGGEELLSLPPGSTATRMPSERKFVCFSKKWLPAPWSCEIFQGGCEHACVHVGPDRKPSCFCPPGLSVDPLNKVTCTKNPDDPCARLGCEHACVEDPRGAHSCTCTHGFRLAPDGRTCVDFNECSDARQCPGENFRCVDSPGGFKCACADGFKLTGGTCADQDECASAPCEHVCHNTAGSYLCLCYEGYVLRGNSCKLHCGKEECPAECDPNNRYQCACADGYIAEEREQHTACIDIDECVFSYCDQLCRNTFGSFTCSCRPGFTLTKEVFCARSEDEDEDWEGSGQATAGPDRHVTPPAPTQRPSTLSPGGLAAILLCCTLAVVLLVLLVHLVCCKRSRVERDLVMEAAGADSRKMEADA from the coding sequence ATGGCAAAAATTTggaatgtttttgtgtttttgctgctCGTCTTGGCGGGAGGACGCGCTGCCGAGGGGCCGATCAGCGGCTCGTGCGTCGGTACGCGGTGTGACGTCATCCACCAACAATTCGGCGACTTTGCGAGCGCGCATAAGCGCTGCATAGAACAAAACGGCCACTTAGCGAGCGTGCGCTCGGCCGCGTCACTTGACAGACTCTCGGCGCTCCTCCGCAACGTTTCAGGCTCCTTCTGGGTCGGTCTGCAGAGTCCCAGCGGATGCCCGGATGTGACGTCCGCCCTCCGAAGCTACGAGTGGCCGACGAACGAAAGTGAAAGTGTTTCGGACACTCTTGACCGCAGCTGCATCTCTCCAGGTTGCGTCACCGTGACCGCGGAGGGGGGCTTCCAGTGGGAGCAAGAGGCCAGCTGTGACGAGCCAGTCAGCGGCTTCGTGTGCACGCACAACTTCAGCTACGCGTGCACGCGCCTGGCGGACGGCGACGTCAGGTACGACACCCCCTTGGGCTTTGGGGGGGAGGAGCTTCTCTCCCTGCCGCCCGGAAGTACCGCAACTCGGATGCCGAGCGAGCGGAAGTTCGTGTGCTTCTCCAAAAAGTGGCTTCCTGCTCCGTGGAGCTGCGAGATCTTCCAGGGAGGCTGCGAGCACGCATGCGTACACGTGGGTCCTGACCGGAAGCCATCCTGCTTCTGCCCGCCCGGCCTCTCCGTGGACCCGCTCAACAAAGTCACGTGCACCAAGAACCCGGACGACCCGTGCGCGCGTCTGGGCTGCGAGCACGCCTGCGTGGAGGACCCGCGCGGCGCCCACTCGTGCACGTGCACGCACGGTTTCAGACTGGCACCCGACGGACGCACGTGCGTGGACTTTAACGAGTGCTCGGACGCGCGCCAGTGTCCCGGCGAGAACTTCCGGTGCGTGGACAGCCCGGGCGGCTTCAAGTGCGCGTGCGCGGACGGCTTCAAGCTGACGGGCGGCACGTGCGCGGACCAGGACGAGTGCGCGTCGGCGCCCTGCGAGCACGTGTGCCACAACACCGCCGGAAGTTACCTGTGCTTGTGCTACGAGGGCTACGTCCTGCGCGGGAACAGCTGCAAGCTGCACTGCGGCAAAGAAGAGTGCCCCGCAGAGTGCGACCCCAACAACAGGTACCAGTGCGCGTGCGCTGACGGCTACATCGCCGAGGAGCGAGAGCAGCACACCGCGTGCATCGACATCGACGAGTGCGTCTTCTCCTACTGCGACCAGCTGTGCCGCAACACCTTCGGCTCCTTCACCTGCTCCTGCCGCCCGGGCTTCACCTTGACCAAGGAGGTGTTCTGCGCGCGCAGcgaggacgaggacgaggacTGGGAGGGTTCCGGTCAGGCCACCGCCGGCCCCGACCGTCACGTGACCCCGCCCGCTCCCACACAGCGGCCCTCGACGCTCTCGCCGGGCGGACTGGCGGCCATCTTGCTCTGCTGCACGCTGGCGGTGGTGTTGCTGGTCCTCCTGGTCCACTTAGTCTGCTGCAAACGCAGCCGAGTGGAACGGGACCTCGTGATGGAAGCGGCGGGAGCAGACTCCCGCAAGATGGAGGCGGACGCTTGA